Proteins encoded together in one Flavobacteriales bacterium window:
- a CDS encoding nucleotidyl transferase AbiEii/AbiGii toxin family protein translates to MRIEALDQFALVGGTALALRYGHRVSVDLDLFSAELDHERLVGVMRAEFGTAFRYEPPAQRSIGIFCYVEEVKVDMVRYPHPRIADIVTVDGVRMYADDDIAAMKIQAILGRGRKKDFWDLAELLEHYDLDRIINWHSMKYPNQMLAISIPNALVYFNDAEESEEPAALRRWTWSEVKHIVRDAVDRHLR, encoded by the coding sequence ATGCGGATCGAGGCGCTGGACCAGTTCGCACTGGTCGGCGGAACAGCGTTGGCGCTGCGGTATGGTCATCGCGTATCCGTTGATCTTGACCTCTTCTCAGCCGAGCTGGATCACGAAAGGCTTGTTGGAGTGATGCGGGCCGAGTTCGGCACGGCGTTCCGCTATGAGCCGCCGGCGCAGCGGTCCATCGGGATCTTCTGTTACGTGGAAGAGGTCAAAGTGGACATGGTCCGCTATCCTCATCCACGGATCGCCGATATCGTGACGGTCGATGGGGTCAGGATGTATGCTGATGACGACATCGCCGCCATGAAGATCCAGGCGATCCTCGGACGCGGCCGAAAAAAGGACTTCTGGGACCTGGCTGAATTGCTTGAGCATTACGATCTGGACCGGATCATCAACTGGCATTCGATGAAGTATCCCAACCAGATGCTGGCCATCAGCATACCCAACGCGCTGGTGTACTTCAACGATGCGGAAGAGAGCGAGGAGCCGGCAGCTCTGAGGAGATGGACATGGTCCGAGGTGAAGCACATCGTACGTGATGCGGTGGACCGCCACCTCCGGTAG